The window TACATCTGGAGTGAATTATGTTAAATCAGATCTTCTCAGAATATATATTGGGGAaatcactgtaaataaaatagataaattgTAATACAGAGCAATAAAAACATGGAAATCACTAAAAACGTACAATTATTATCTAAAATATAGAGCTTGATTGTTTCTTTTAAATCTGAATAAAttgctgtttgtctgtttgtaaTTGTTCATCAACAGGGTCGTTTCCCTGTGGCATAAGAACCATCAGTGCCAGTAGCTCCACCAGGTCTTTAGATGGAATTACAGCCAACAGCACAATGACCCAAACCAAGAATCCTGCAGTTCCCAGAGCTCCCATTACCAGCAACCGGACCAGTAACCTGACCACCAGACTGACCACCAAACCAGTGAACCAGAGCAAGACCCAGAGCATCATACCATCTCGCACCAAATTACCCCTGTGGGTCTATAACACCACAGAACCTCCCAACACCAGGAAACGCATCGTCGGAGGAACCCAAGCAACACCTGGAGAAATTCCCTGGCAGgtactgagagagagagtcagcCAATTTCACAGCACAGGAATTAAAGCTCTATTAAAACTGGATTCAGTTTAATAGAGGAGGATgtgtaataaattataataaatgtataaatgtaatgtCATTTGTAAAGTATTTAAAAAGGTGATTCATACAGGGTAACATATCTGTGTTACAGGTCAGGTAACACAATCAATACCAATCTATTATCAATGGGTTAAACTTCCTTTATTTCACaatttattgatattattttattcataattaatattcataatttattgaaaaatacatttaaaaacaaggtttttctatttaaaaacaaAGTGGTTTTGAATTATGTAAAATGTAgatgttaaaaataattaaattaaatgaaacgtGAAATTGGCtagtaattaaatacaaaattcaAAATTTAAATACGTCAttcaaaagataacacctcacaacttacagtatACGGGTGTGAGCATTCATTGGCTGTTCCATTAGGGAACTGTTCTTGATCAAGTTACATCAtatttctgtcccatgacttttggcatgtcagtgtatgtgtgttttaattcAATTGACTGTACAGAAAAATATATCATTAATTATCTATTGCTATTGATTATTGGTCTCTCTATAAAGGGAGAAAAGGTCAGATTCAAATataacatatactgtatttaaaactaAGGGAGCTCTGAACTCAAATAATTAGAAGAAGAATTATAAAAGATAATTCATGCTGGATTAAAATCAGAAATGTCAGTAGTAGACTAATCTGGAATAGCTGGATTAGTACAGGCAGCACTGAAGCTCATATTCAGTGAAATGCTCTGATGTAATGCagtatatatattcagtatataactCAGTCTGGCTGGTTGCTGTACTGTAGGTGGCGCTGGTGGTGCGCTCTACACAGCAAGTGTTCTGTGGGGGCTCTATAGTGAGCGAGAGGTGGGTcatcactgcagcccactgtctGGAGGAGAGCAAGGGCACGCCGTTCTTCATCAGAGTGGGTAAGAGTCCAGCGGTTCCCTGAGCTGCTTCTGAGATCCATCATCAGCTGTCAATCAAGACATACTCTATCTGTGTTTTGTGCTGGCGTCTGTGGAGCTGAgcctaatgaataaataattaatagcTAATTTTAACATTAACAGCATGCAAATTACTTAATTAAAGCATCCCATACTTGCATTTACCTGTGTGAATCTGTGATTTCAGCTTAAATTCAATTGCTTATGTGTTTTTATCAGTCAGTGTAACAGTGATCAGTTTCATTTTCTCAAAAtgtcattatttctttttttcattttgtatagTAAAAGAAGAAACAGGCATTTCATCTGCTTTCCCAATTTTCCAGTTTCATATTTTCCCCCTCTCACAATTAGAATTTCGTAAAAAAagtaatgaatacatttttatatttttgcattgtGCAACAAAAATAGGTGGAATTATACATATATCAGatgtaaaaatgaaataattgaGGTTTTGTCAAAatcagtcagaaaattaaactaataaatgttacattgaaaagatgttcattgctatcttggcagtgtattgaaaaaaaaaaaaacatatctccaACACttgtacacccctgcttgttgctcacacatggacacacagcagtgcacaaagccATAACGCTTGCCTTTTGGCAGCTATACAAACTTTtttatcaacagtaaacagaattaaTGAGCATGACCTCAGCagaggtcagtttcctctgctgaaaagtgcTGGGCACGTttaggtagctgcgcccctgaaatagcaatctgccaaagtcagagtgcacctgattCTTACAGGGAATGGCTAgtaacatgctgattggtttatttttacacacccatgattaataaaccCTTTCAGACTCTACGTCAATTGTTATGAACATCAAGTAGTTTCCTTTTTCAAATGTCAGCactaaaaaacaaattaagtaaTGAAAGCAGTAATTtccatttttactaattttatgatTTATAACACTTTTTTTATCATGTGTACGAATAAAAATTTgagttaaatttatttatttttatatagttttaatgtTGGAATTGCAGTGTCTTATtatgtgtgcattacagacaacaTTCTTATATtgttccatcactggaacatattcaggtctgaaaggggttaagagaattagtacatgccttctgaGCATTTAAAGCTgcgcaagttgtacttttccagtcgttacgatagcaaagatacattgacacaccctaaatcaatcgGCACGGTTGTCTGCTCACCTGTagctcactaaaatagggccctgtggGTTACTTTTTaactacttttttaaaaacattttgaatcAGATAATGTGCAATTTTCCATTTGGAAGAGTTTAATCATAGAAGGAATAATGTTAATCGCCTGAGGGCCTGATTTATTAATGAAGACTTCACACAGACATTTATCTCCACAGTTTAATCTAAAACTGCTCGTGACTGTCACTCATCCTCGTGTCCCACAGGCGAACACGACGTATCCAAGAAAGACAGTACAGAGCAGGACCTGGAGGTGGAGAAGGCCGTGGTGCACCCTCGCTACAACCCCACCCTCAGCTTATACAACCACGACCTGGCCCTGCTCCGCCTGCGCAGCCCCATCCTGTTCTCCGAGCAGGTCCGGCCCATCTGCCTGGGGCCCAAACTCTTCACCGAGTCCCTGCTGAACTCGGGGTCCCTGGCGGTGGTCAGCGGCTGGGGCCGGCAGCGCTTTAACGGCCGGCCGGCGGCGGCGCTGCAGAAGGTGGAGGTTCCGTTCGTGGACAGAAGCGAGTGTAAGGACAGCAGCAGCGACCGCATCACGCACTTCATGTTCTGCGCCGGATATTCGGACGGGGCCAAGGACGCGTGTCAGGGGGACAGTGGGGGGCCACACGCAAACCAGTACCGCAGCACCTGGTTCCTGACTGGCATCGTGAGCTGGGGGGAGGAGTGTGCTAAGAAGGGGAAGTATGGGGTGTACACGCGCCTGGGTAACTACTATAAATGGATACAGTACGTGATGGGCATCCTCAAAAAAGCACCACTCAATGATGTGGAGGTCTGAGAACTTTTACTAACCACATTTCacaagattttaattttttttattggtttaaataaaTGATGACACTacgagtcaaaagtttggacatgccttaaattcagtttttattatttatttattaattttattattataaattctgcattgcagattaatacaaAGTATTAAAtctaaagtaatccaaactatgaactGAAAACAAATGGTATTATttagtaataattaaaaataattaaacaaattcaggtttctcagtcagatttatgaggtagagtcacctggaattcaggtttttcagttaacagctgtgctgaactcatcaagagttaattacttgaatttcttctctcttaatgttaatgtttgagagcatcagttgtaaattaGTGAAGAGTTAGAGatgcaggtatacagtgaatagcactttgaataatgtaaataaagaaaaaaggactttaagaactttgaaagtattcttaaGTCAATTccagtagttttattgtcaatactgcacatgtacaggacatacacAGGATTAAAATGGTTTCTCTCCTTCCTAAAAGTTACAGCAAgttcagaaaataagattataagattataaattaaagaga of the Astyanax mexicanus isolate ESR-SI-001 chromosome 10, AstMex3_surface, whole genome shotgun sequence genome contains:
- the f9a gene encoding coagulation factor IXa; translated protein: MAVRSLLLLSWLLLQQRLHISAAPGTVFLDEQEADSVLRRLRRANTGAFEEFLQGNVERECMEERCSLEEAREAFENNEKTMEFWAGYTDGNLCKSAPCKNQGTCQHQSGTYECSCQPGFTGKNCEIVTARQCDVNNGGCMHFCSRTGTGGAECSCAMGYKLVGDVKCQPEGSFPCGIRTISASSSTRSLDGITANSTMTQTKNPAVPRAPITSNRTSNLTTRLTTKPVNQSKTQSIIPSRTKLPLWVYNTTEPPNTRKRIVGGTQATPGEIPWQVALVVRSTQQVFCGGSIVSERWVITAAHCLEESKGTPFFIRVGEHDVSKKDSTEQDLEVEKAVVHPRYNPTLSLYNHDLALLRLRSPILFSEQVRPICLGPKLFTESLLNSGSLAVVSGWGRQRFNGRPAAALQKVEVPFVDRSECKDSSSDRITHFMFCAGYSDGAKDACQGDSGGPHANQYRSTWFLTGIVSWGEECAKKGKYGVYTRLGNYYKWIQYVMGILKKAPLNDVEV